In the Octopus bimaculoides isolate UCB-OBI-ISO-001 chromosome 7, ASM119413v2, whole genome shotgun sequence genome, CACCATGTCTACTTATTGTTTGAATCTGCCAGAATGTATTAAGAAAGACTATGTAGGTTGTCATTTTGATTTTCGCTGTTTTCCATGCATGTGACAatttttttattggtttggtAGACATCAAtatgcatcagcaaataatttgtttgctgatttctataaacaagaacCAAAATTTTTGCTTAGATTCATTGGTTTCAAGGTACTTTGGTTGAAGAGGTACAACCAGGTCGAAACACTAAGGTATCTCAACGTCCCCTTACTTCAATGAATTGAGTGCGTTGGGAATACACATTGTCTGAAAGAAGTTATTTATTCTTCATAGACAAGATACAACAGTGATTAGCACACCCATATTTGAATCTGCTGGAATTTATTAAGAATTTGTATGAACGTTATTCTTTTgattttcagttttgttatttGCTTAATTATCATACTGAATTGACAAACTTTCCCAAATAACCCTACTTACAATCATCCTAAAgttcaaaaaacagaaaaacttacTGGAGGTGATGCAGGAATGCGATGTTCTGGAGCAGTCACAGCTGCAGTCAGACACAACCAAATCATTACAACTGCACAGAATAAGACCAAAGCAGTCAACAATATTCGAGGTAGCCCAAATTTTAGAGAAAGGCAGGCCAACCAATCTGCATTCTGTCCATTGACATCATGCAGAGAAATGTTCAattcttcatcgtcatcaccattctGACTGTTAACAGCATGCAGCTGTGAGTTCTTCAATTGTGGTGTGGCCACATTGTTGCCAGATTCAATGTTTGTCTCCAAATAGTTTGAAGTACGGTattctgaaatataaagaaaaaaaagtagctagtaaaataaacaaaaggaaaccTTTTGCTAAGTAGAGTACATCCAAGATTATAGCATTCAATTTGTCCTTTGTTATTTGAAAAATTTGGCAGCTACTTTTAACAGGCTGAACAACCACGCACAGCAAACAAATCTTGACATGTTACTCACTGAGCAAACAAAAAAGCTAGAGACTTAAATGATGGCAACACAGGGCAAACTGTGTGCATCTTTAGATGTGACAATAACCAAGGAAAAAACTATTTTAGTAGGAGAATAGTTTAATTATTGTTTAGgccataataacaacaaatatttactcttttacttgtttcagtcatttgactccagccatgctggagcaccacccttagttgagcaaatcgacctcaggacttattctttggaaacctaatacttattctatcggtctcttttgccgaaccgctaagttacggggacgtaaacacaccagcatcgattgtcaaccgatgttggggggacaaacacagacatacaaacatatacacacacacatacatacatacatacatatatatatatatatatatatatatacgacgggcttctttcagtttccgtctgccaaatccacttacaaggctttggtcagcctgaggctatagtagaagacacttgcccaaggtgcaatgcagtgggactgaacccagaaccatgtagttggtaagcaagctacttaccacacagccactcctgcacctatttatatTGGCCAAACCATTAGAacatgccttgcagtatttcttctagtattttgagttcaaatcctatcgatGGTTACAGTACCATTAatccttccagagttgataaaataactgtaTGCCTGAACAAACGGCATaatggccacagctggaacatTTTCGATTATGGGTTAGATAAATCAGGTATGGGATTAAACAACGATGAAGTCAAAGACTGTACAGacttaccatcaccatcactgtcaaaGCCACGGTACTCCACATAAACCTTAGGTTTTGATCGCATCACAATAAGATTACCATTATCTCCTTGCATATAGAAAGACCAACTGATGCTCATCTGTCTGTAAACCCTGTGTATCATGTTGCTGTACAGTCCATGTACATACATCAGTGGGTAGAGAAGATGAATGCGAGGTTCAGATTCCTCATCcttctaaaattacataaaatgatTGAACatattataacattgatataaCTATAgagcttttatacacacacacacacacatatatatatataggttaaagtAAAAAGGAGAGGCAAACAAATTGGTAAGACTTGACaaggatatttattttaatttagttaTATAATGAAAAGTAGAAATAGTCTCTGATGGctatttctgggatatcccaactATTGGGACATCATGCAGAGCAAAGACTCCATAAGCTGAGTGTCCTGtcatcagagagagaaaaaatatatgtaatagtgGAATAAAAGTTCATCATCAATGGTAGTTGTGGTTCTTCAAGCCCAGAGAGGGAGGAGATATCCAAACAAGCCCAATTAGAACCAATGAGACTGGGTACTCGTCAGGTAAATCCATGGTCAGAGAGAATGGTTAGATAGTAATCCATTGTGAAGGGGGAAAAAATGGATGTTAGCAGTTCCAACTGATTCAAAGGGGGGAAACACTTCTAGTCAGTTTGGATAAGGTAATCACAAGACCACAACTTCAACTGCTGTTCACACTAGAATTTTAGTGGCATACCTATTGGGTTGAGTCACCCTGACAAAAACTCCttgtatctttttatatatttatatatataaataaatatatatatagttccattTCTGAGGTTGTTAATAAAAGCCGAGGAAAGTGCTGATGAAATATATACTAGTTATGAACTAGGGGTGTTAAAATATATAGTGGTTATACATTGTGGAAATTGATGGAATATGTATTAGTTTATGAGGTATATTcgattgaaagaaatttaacagtATTTCAACTCAATCTTTAAAATTCATTATCTATCAATTCAAATGCAACAATTAGTTTTAAGATCTGAACTTTTAACCTTTTACATCAGCAATCTATTTGCCTTGTCTTAGTTCAACTTATGAATGTAAGAACATTAAGAAAAACTTGACAGCCTCAATTCAAAATGCAACTCATTCCTGAATGTACAACAGTTGTGGTAATGATTACATCATAACTGCCTTAGAGGAAAGATAAAGTGGGTTCAATCAGTGCAGAAATATTGGCTCACAGTGATTTACtgattccatgtgtgtgtgtcagtaccgcctgactggctcccgtaggattttcgagtgagatcgttgccagtgcccctggactggcttgtgcgggtggcacataaaagacaccatttcgagcgtggccgttttcgtgcgggtgacacgtaaaagcacccactacactctctgagtggttggcgttaggaagggcatccagctgtagaaactctgccaaattagattggagcctggtgttgccatccggtttcaccagtcctcagtcaaatcgtccaacccatgctagcatggaaagcggacgttaaacaacgatgatgatgatgatgatatataagatgAAGGCTCCATATTTTACATAGAAAGTGAAGAATGATTTTATAGATGAACAATCACTATGGAGCTGAAATGGGTTGCAGAGTTACTTCACTGATAAAGATGTTTCTTAATCAGAGCAAGGTATGGACCAAAACACACAACTTTTTCGTTTAGTCTGATGTTCTACTGATGATCATTATCAACTCATTCAGGACTGACCCAAATGAATTAAATAAGAAAAGGTGTTCTAACCACGACTATATTACTTTTTGTATATTGAagagttttggttgctatttttaacaaacTGAATAACCATGCACAGACACTTTGATGGTGACTGTTAAACAAATTCTGACTGGTTTCTGAGCAAACAAAAAAGCTCGAGATTTAAATGATGGCAGCACAGGAAGTATGTCAATCCTTCCACAAAAAGGCTCCTTCGTTAGCTAcaagtgtagtgtgtgtgtattctgtaatCATTTGAATATCTAAAGGACAAAGATAACAGCCTTTGAAAATCAGTTGGGTCCAGAGGTATTTTGGGTGTGAAACAactgtcatcagcaaatattgaGTGCACTTAGATACACAGGGTTCATATTCTTGATGGTGAGTCTTGCATCACTGCAAAGTTTTAGAAGGTTTAGGTCACTAAGTAGCATAATAGATGATCCAGGTTACAGCATCAGTTTATGTGGAGGGGTTGCTGCGGACATGTATGTTACAACGGCACCCACTACAACTCCATTAGGAATTAAGGCCTCGCTCCCCACTACCACTGTATGAAGTAT is a window encoding:
- the LOC106878153 gene encoding transmembrane protein 59, which gives rise to MALNARFHLLIFSVFFVALTQANFGQFFEDVSSCLNVCSKNFSSNEKNLNACRRGCRLFYVCKLSHSFQRLNDTNLECFNVCHEAYANTTAEKFACRHGCSSALPVAEQREKEKDEESEPRIHLLYPLMYVHGLYSNMIHRVYRQMSISWSFYMQGDNGNLIVMRSKPKVYVEYRGFDSDGDEYRTSNYLETNIESGNNVATPQLKNSQLHAVNSQNGDDDEELNISLHDVNGQNADWLACLSLKFGLPRILLTALVLFCAVVMIWLCLTAAVTAPEHRIPASPPKLSIYGDLDYLVDFEQKKMKKCLPQDIVVAAPLPVNIKSDRI